A single genomic interval of Oceanithermus profundus DSM 14977 harbors:
- a CDS encoding GNAT family N-acetyltransferase: protein MLRIRPATPDDAAVLARFRVQLFREMGRLEGDEAEFAHASENYFAWALSTEREVAWIAEDMGEAVAVLAMTLEPMPPKPGRPRLVEAFMHNVYVLPDRRMRGLAGRLTRTALDYAKAEGIRRVRLFTSDDARWMYERLGFRPHGRYLEFKP, encoded by the coding sequence GTGCTCCGGATCCGCCCCGCCACCCCCGACGACGCCGCGGTCCTGGCGCGGTTCCGGGTGCAACTCTTCCGCGAGATGGGACGGCTCGAGGGGGACGAGGCCGAGTTCGCCCACGCCTCGGAAAACTACTTCGCCTGGGCGCTCTCCACCGAGCGTGAGGTCGCCTGGATCGCCGAGGACATGGGCGAGGCGGTGGCGGTGCTGGCGATGACCCTCGAGCCCATGCCGCCCAAACCCGGCCGCCCCCGGCTCGTCGAGGCCTTCATGCACAACGTCTACGTCCTGCCCGACCGCCGCATGCGCGGGCTGGCGGGCCGCCTGACCCGCACGGCCCTGGACTACGCGAAGGCCGAGGGCATCCGGAGGGTGCGGCTCTTCACCTCCGACGACGCCCGCTGGATGTACGAGCGGTTGGGCTTTCGCCCCCACGGCCGCTACCTGGAGTTCAAACCCTGA
- a CDS encoding LysM peptidoglycan-binding domain-containing protein translates to MPGPKGRPAGLDAFKALVVLAWIALLIGSRPQPPGPTVDAAVDPSGIVTLSGTAPPGRPVLVTVTAAGGAVLEREARADDAGRWLAALPLAPGPYAVRAAIGPKASVPLHFVVPEPARLAPLVIDSPPSPAAGSLTLSGRAEPGRGLRVFLDGRPLDLRPPLVSGDDGRWSLRLEVGAGGHTVQVAYADAPQRISDPLLLEVRGAATATPFRPAAPRGRAYVVQEGDWLSKLAETFLGDPGRYPEIRAATNAKAAVDDAFTPIADEGRIRPGDRIWIPAP, encoded by the coding sequence GTGCCGGGCCCGAAAGGTCGTCCCGCCGGCCTCGACGCCTTCAAGGCCCTGGTGGTGCTGGCGTGGATCGCCCTGTTGATCGGGAGCCGCCCCCAGCCGCCGGGGCCCACCGTGGACGCCGCGGTGGACCCGAGCGGAATCGTCACCCTAAGCGGCACGGCCCCGCCGGGGCGGCCGGTCCTCGTTACGGTCACGGCCGCCGGGGGTGCGGTCCTGGAGCGCGAGGCCCGCGCCGACGACGCGGGGCGCTGGCTGGCCGCGCTCCCGCTCGCCCCCGGCCCCTACGCAGTGCGCGCGGCCATCGGCCCGAAGGCGTCCGTGCCGCTGCATTTCGTCGTGCCCGAACCGGCGCGGCTTGCGCCGCTGGTAATCGACTCCCCGCCTTCGCCCGCCGCGGGTTCCCTTACCCTCAGCGGCCGCGCCGAACCGGGCCGCGGGCTGCGGGTCTTCCTCGACGGACGGCCCCTCGACCTGCGGCCGCCCTTGGTCAGCGGGGACGACGGACGCTGGAGCCTGCGGCTCGAAGTCGGCGCGGGCGGGCACACGGTCCAGGTGGCCTACGCGGATGCGCCCCAGCGGATCAGCGACCCGTTGCTGCTGGAGGTCCGTGGGGCCGCGACCGCCACGCCCTTCCGGCCCGCGGCGCCCCGAGGGCGCGCCTACGTGGTGCAGGAGGGCGACTGGCTCAGCAAACTGGCCGAGACCTTTTTGGGCGACCCGGGGCGCTACCCGGAGATCCGCGCCGCCACCAACGCCAAGGCGGCGGTGGACGACGCCTTCACCCCCATCGCGGACGAGGGGCGGATCCGCCCCGGGGACCGGATCTGGATCCCCGCGCCCTGA
- a CDS encoding multiheme c-type cytochrome, with protein sequence MPRWRMLGVWMGLLLGLGGLAMAKQSDSACVQCHTDVTPGVVHQFHEGRMGTNAYLPLDCSTCHGSAHTTAEDFAKATFPTPDTCMGCHADKVEQFRAGKHELAWYAMKTQSALHAQPSAIVGEGYRGCSGCHKIGRKGYIGAEAGNTGPLKWDGGEEASQYRYGNAQCDACHTRHSFKKTEAQDPRACSNCHMGFDHPQWEMYMSSKHGITWDIDGNRGWDQGGRAPTCQTCHMPGGNHNVETAWGFLALRLPTKENVEKLAASVDDAGLKANLQKLAKLLPSGHYIDLDDDVQWTLDRALILQVNEILDQNFQPTERFFEIVAQARAARGPEEFNRLRLQMKATCQQCHSKEYVDDFFLNADKIVKLADHEFAKAIQAVQGLYRDGILKKPEGWKWAPSVAQYYENLTPIELDLYLIYMEYRQRTFQGAFHISNDYMHWYGWAPLKEHVNRILAEAERMRAEQKK encoded by the coding sequence ATGCCACGCTGGAGGATGCTAGGGGTATGGATGGGGCTGTTGCTGGGCCTTGGCGGCCTGGCCATGGCCAAACAGTCGGACTCGGCCTGCGTGCAGTGCCATACGGACGTGACGCCGGGGGTGGTGCACCAGTTCCACGAGGGCCGCATGGGCACGAACGCCTACCTGCCGCTGGACTGCAGCACCTGCCACGGCAGCGCCCACACCACCGCCGAGGACTTCGCCAAGGCCACCTTCCCCACGCCCGACACCTGCATGGGCTGCCACGCCGACAAGGTGGAGCAGTTCAGGGCCGGCAAGCACGAGCTGGCGTGGTACGCCATGAAGACCCAGAGCGCCCTGCACGCACAGCCCAGCGCCATCGTGGGCGAGGGGTACCGCGGGTGTTCCGGCTGCCACAAGATCGGGCGCAAGGGCTACATCGGGGCCGAGGCCGGCAACACCGGGCCGCTGAAGTGGGACGGCGGTGAGGAGGCCTCGCAATACCGCTACGGCAACGCCCAGTGCGACGCCTGCCACACCCGCCACAGCTTCAAGAAGACCGAGGCCCAGGACCCGCGGGCGTGCTCGAACTGCCACATGGGCTTCGACCATCCCCAGTGGGAGATGTACATGTCGTCGAAGCACGGCATCACCTGGGACATCGACGGCAACCGCGGCTGGGACCAGGGCGGTCGGGCGCCCACCTGCCAGACCTGCCACATGCCGGGCGGCAACCACAACGTGGAAACGGCCTGGGGGTTCCTGGCGCTGCGGCTCCCCACCAAGGAGAACGTGGAAAAGCTGGCCGCGAGCGTGGACGACGCCGGCCTAAAGGCCAACCTGCAGAAGCTCGCCAAGCTGCTGCCCAGCGGCCACTACATCGACCTCGACGACGACGTGCAGTGGACGCTCGACCGGGCGCTGATCCTCCAGGTCAACGAGATCCTGGACCAGAACTTCCAGCCCACCGAACGCTTCTTCGAGATCGTGGCCCAGGCGCGCGCCGCCCGCGGTCCCGAGGAGTTCAACCGCCTGCGCCTGCAGATGAAGGCCACCTGCCAGCAGTGCCACAGCAAGGAGTACGTGGACGACTTCTTCCTCAACGCCGACAAGATCGTCAAACTCGCCGACCATGAGTTCGCCAAGGCCATCCAGGCCGTGCAGGGGCTCTACCGCGACGGCATCCTCAAGAAGCCGGAAGGCTGGAAGTGGGCCCCCTCGGTGGCGCAGTACTACGAGAACCTGACGCCCATCGAGCTGGACCTCTACCTGATCTACATGGAGTACCGCCAGCGCACCTTCCAGGGGGCCTTCCACATCAGCAACGACTACATGCACTGGTACGGCTGGGCGCCGCTCAAGGAGCACGTCAACCGCATCCTGGCCGAAGCCGAGCGCATGCGCGCCGAGCAGAAGAAGTAA
- the recG gene encoding ATP-dependent DNA helicase RecG → MTRRELIQRLARPLERELATGCRDRVVAGGLEKLVHNLARPFPEVIELLEGYAALEPDARCARLREALARLGVAAAPARAPAKTQAPVEEPPATELDAPVDAIPLGPGGPQKMRSLGVRTLRDLLFYYPRRHEDRRTLPGFAALAPGAKATVVATVLSKSQVKTPRKKMLITQARLADDRGHKLTAVWFNQPWVMGQLREGEKIVVTGRYTVRGRVRNLAVEYFEAEGGEQLSTGRIVPVYSLGERMSQAWLRRSVWRALEAIKEVPDPLPEELRQELGLADLDFALRQIHFPESEQHLARALERLKFDEFLFLELRVLLTSGASALVGQIFEVREEDLCTFLDALPFEPTAAQRRVLDEILADMRSERQMARLLQGDVGSGKTAVAAAALYVAARNQKQGALMAPTEILAKQHFANLTRYLWPLGVRVELLTGSMKAGEKKRVYARIESGEVDVVVGTHALIQKEVRFRELGLAVIDEEHRFGVMQRRALLQGRPDVLVMTATPIPRSLALTLYGDLEVSVIDEMPPGRKPVKTRLLTQRSRKDAYAFARKLIGEGHQVFVVAPLIEESDAEVMAEVRAATELAGEVAAMLPEARVEVLHGRMKAEEKDALMERFRNRDFDVLVSTTVIEVGVDIPGANLMIIENAERFGLAQLHQLRGRVGRGGEQAYCILIAGDTSRKTMQRLRVIEKSTDGFYVAEQDLKLRGPGELRGTRQSGLPDLQLGDLTSDVEIIESARSTAKRILEADPYLTEPEHQALKRELQLRGEAVGLREII, encoded by the coding sequence GTGACGCGGCGGGAACTCATCCAGCGGCTGGCGCGGCCGCTCGAGCGCGAGCTGGCCACCGGCTGCCGGGACCGGGTCGTGGCCGGGGGACTGGAAAAGCTCGTCCACAACCTGGCGCGGCCCTTTCCCGAGGTGATCGAGTTGCTCGAGGGTTACGCCGCGCTCGAGCCTGACGCGCGCTGTGCCCGCCTGCGCGAAGCGCTCGCCCGGCTGGGCGTCGCGGCCGCCCCCGCCCGGGCCCCTGCGAAAACCCAAGCCCCCGTGGAGGAGCCGCCGGCGACGGAGCTGGACGCCCCGGTCGACGCAATCCCCCTAGGCCCCGGCGGCCCGCAGAAGATGCGCTCGCTGGGCGTGCGCACCCTGCGCGACCTGCTCTTCTACTATCCCCGCCGCCACGAGGACCGCCGCACCCTCCCCGGCTTCGCCGCCCTGGCCCCGGGCGCCAAGGCCACGGTGGTGGCCACCGTGCTCTCCAAGAGCCAGGTCAAGACGCCGCGCAAGAAGATGCTCATCACCCAGGCGCGCCTCGCCGACGACCGCGGCCACAAGCTCACCGCCGTCTGGTTCAACCAGCCCTGGGTAATGGGGCAGCTGCGCGAAGGCGAGAAGATCGTGGTCACCGGCCGCTACACCGTCCGCGGCCGGGTGCGCAACCTGGCGGTGGAGTACTTCGAGGCCGAGGGCGGCGAGCAGCTCTCCACCGGCCGCATCGTGCCCGTCTACAGCCTGGGCGAGCGGATGAGCCAGGCCTGGCTGCGCCGTAGCGTTTGGCGGGCGCTGGAGGCCATCAAAGAGGTCCCCGATCCCCTGCCGGAAGAACTGCGACAAGAGCTGGGCCTGGCCGACCTCGACTTCGCCCTGCGCCAGATTCACTTTCCCGAAAGCGAGCAGCACCTGGCCCGGGCGCTCGAGCGGCTGAAGTTCGACGAGTTCCTCTTCCTCGAGCTTCGGGTCCTGCTCACCTCGGGCGCCTCGGCGCTGGTGGGCCAGATCTTCGAGGTGCGCGAGGAGGACCTGTGCACCTTCCTCGATGCCCTCCCCTTCGAACCCACCGCCGCCCAGCGGCGGGTGCTGGACGAGATCCTGGCGGACATGCGAAGCGAGCGCCAGATGGCGCGGCTCTTGCAGGGCGACGTGGGATCGGGCAAGACCGCGGTGGCCGCCGCCGCCCTCTACGTCGCCGCCAGGAACCAAAAGCAGGGGGCGCTCATGGCCCCCACCGAGATCCTGGCCAAGCAGCACTTCGCCAACCTGACCCGCTACCTCTGGCCGCTGGGGGTGCGGGTGGAGCTGCTGACCGGCAGCATGAAGGCCGGCGAGAAGAAGCGGGTCTACGCGCGCATCGAATCCGGCGAGGTGGACGTGGTGGTGGGCACCCACGCCCTGATCCAGAAAGAGGTCCGGTTCCGCGAGCTGGGCCTGGCGGTGATCGACGAGGAGCACCGCTTCGGCGTCATGCAGCGCCGCGCCCTGCTGCAGGGCCGGCCCGACGTGCTGGTGATGACGGCCACCCCCATCCCCCGCTCGCTGGCGCTCACCCTCTACGGCGACCTGGAGGTAAGCGTAATCGACGAGATGCCGCCCGGCCGCAAGCCGGTGAAGACGCGGCTCCTCACCCAGAGGAGCCGCAAGGACGCCTACGCCTTCGCCCGCAAACTGATTGGCGAGGGGCACCAGGTCTTCGTCGTCGCCCCGCTGATCGAAGAGTCCGACGCCGAGGTGATGGCCGAGGTGCGCGCGGCCACCGAGCTGGCCGGCGAGGTGGCGGCGATGCTGCCCGAGGCACGGGTGGAGGTGCTGCACGGCCGCATGAAGGCCGAGGAGAAGGACGCGCTGATGGAGCGCTTCCGAAACCGCGACTTCGACGTGCTGGTGAGCACCACCGTCATCGAGGTGGGGGTGGACATCCCCGGGGCCAACCTGATGATCATCGAAAACGCCGAGCGCTTCGGCCTGGCCCAGCTGCACCAGCTGCGCGGCCGCGTGGGCCGCGGCGGCGAGCAGGCCTACTGCATCCTGATCGCCGGCGACACCAGCCGCAAGACGATGCAGCGCCTGCGGGTGATCGAAAAATCGACCGACGGCTTCTACGTCGCCGAGCAGGACCTGAAGCTGCGCGGGCCCGGAGAGCTCCGCGGCACTCGCCAGTCGGGCCTGCCCGACCTGCAGCTGGGCGACCTGACCAGCGACGTGGAGATCATCGAAAGCGCCCGCAGCACGGCCAAGCGCATCCTCGAGGCCGACCCCTACCTGACCGAGCCCGAACACCAGGCCCTCAAACGCGAGCTCCAGCTCCGCGGCGAGGCGGTGGGGCTAAGGGAGATTATCTAG
- a CDS encoding 2-hydroxyacid dehydrogenase, giving the protein MERVFVTRSLPGTALDELRQAGYQVDVWPEFLAPPRAVLLERVRGAAGLITMLEDRVDAELMDAAGPGLKVIAQYAVGLDNVDLEAARERGIVVTHTPGVLTDATADLAFALLAAAARRVVEGHDYVRRGEWKTWHPELLLGPELHGATVGVVGFGRIGQAFARRARGFEMKVLYTSRRPKPEAEAALAAERVELDELLARADFVSLHTPLTPETHRLMNAERLARMKEGAVLVNTARGKVVDTEALLDALERGPLFAAGLDVTDPEPLPADHPLLGHPRVVVTPHIGSAGLRTRRRMAEMVAHDLRAVLEGRTPKHAAVLP; this is encoded by the coding sequence ATGGAGCGCGTCTTCGTCACCCGCAGCCTTCCCGGAACCGCACTCGACGAACTGCGCCAGGCCGGCTACCAGGTGGACGTCTGGCCCGAGTTCCTGGCTCCGCCGCGCGCGGTCCTGCTCGAGCGCGTGCGCGGCGCCGCCGGACTGATCACGATGCTCGAGGACCGCGTGGACGCCGAGCTGATGGACGCCGCCGGCCCGGGCCTGAAGGTGATCGCCCAGTACGCCGTGGGCCTCGACAACGTCGACCTGGAAGCCGCCAGAGAGCGCGGCATCGTGGTCACCCACACCCCCGGCGTACTCACCGACGCCACCGCCGACCTGGCCTTCGCGCTGCTCGCGGCCGCCGCCCGCCGGGTCGTCGAGGGGCACGACTACGTCCGCCGGGGCGAGTGGAAGACCTGGCACCCCGAGCTGCTGCTGGGCCCCGAGCTGCACGGCGCGACCGTGGGCGTGGTCGGCTTCGGCCGCATCGGCCAGGCCTTCGCCCGCCGCGCCCGCGGCTTCGAGATGAAGGTGCTCTACACCAGCCGCCGCCCCAAGCCCGAGGCCGAGGCCGCGCTGGCCGCCGAGCGCGTGGAGCTGGACGAGCTGCTGGCACGCGCCGACTTCGTCAGCCTGCACACCCCGCTCACCCCCGAGACGCACCGGTTGATGAACGCCGAGCGGCTGGCGCGGATGAAGGAGGGCGCGGTGCTCGTCAACACCGCCCGCGGCAAGGTGGTGGACACCGAGGCGCTCCTGGACGCGCTCGAGCGCGGGCCCCTCTTCGCCGCCGGGCTCGACGTGACCGACCCCGAGCCGCTGCCGGCGGACCACCCGCTCCTCGGCCACCCCCGGGTGGTGGTCACCCCCCACATCGGCTCGGCCGGGCTGCGCACGCGGAGGCGCATGGCCGAGATGGTGGCCCACGACCTCCGGGCCGTGCTCGAAGGCCGCACCCCCAAGCACGCCGCCGTGCTCCCCTGA
- a CDS encoding helix-hairpin-helix domain-containing protein: MVVWYALIGFLIGWVVEWLIDVAYWRPRLRSARAELETCRQQLDDERERAKLLQAKIEALEEEAKGLRARLQRLEGERDRYRNERDAALAELRSFATEADRPGEAVSPGDDLKRIEGIGPKIERLLQRAGVRTFEELAATPVARLKELLAAGGRRFRLADPGTWPQQARLAAEGRWDELAAYQKMLKGGRGR; this comes from the coding sequence ATGGTCGTTTGGTACGCCCTTATTGGATTTCTCATCGGATGGGTGGTCGAGTGGCTGATCGACGTGGCCTACTGGCGGCCGCGCCTGCGGTCGGCGCGGGCCGAGCTGGAAACCTGCCGGCAGCAGCTGGATGACGAACGGGAGCGCGCCAAACTGCTCCAGGCCAAGATCGAAGCCCTGGAGGAGGAGGCCAAGGGGCTGCGCGCGCGGCTGCAACGGCTCGAGGGCGAACGCGACCGCTACCGTAACGAGCGCGACGCCGCGTTGGCGGAGCTGCGTTCGTTCGCCACCGAGGCCGACCGGCCCGGGGAGGCCGTCTCGCCCGGCGACGACCTGAAGCGGATCGAGGGCATCGGCCCCAAGATCGAGCGCCTGCTCCAGCGCGCCGGGGTGCGCACCTTCGAGGAGCTGGCGGCGACGCCGGTCGCACGCCTGAAGGAGCTGCTCGCGGCGGGAGGACGCCGTTTCCGCCTGGCGGACCCCGGGACCTGGCCGCAGCAGGCGCGGCTGGCTGCCGAGGGGCGCTGGGACGAACTCGCGGCCTACCAGAAGATGCTCAAAGGCGGGCGGGGGCGCTGA
- a CDS encoding helix-turn-helix transcriptional regulator, whose product MRLGSTKQRILEHLRLRKASAAELAGELGLSKVAIYRHLEDLKRDGLVRVSTRPVQGRGRPLRLFEAIDEPTAYARMCREMLEQIEELYGPGAGVRVLRARYKKELETWRQGFQGLSLEERARRLAEWLTERGYQAESRREASGLVLEQRRCPKLALAKDYQALCQVEMDFFSELLGVSLVRECSMTAGDTCCRYRIEPDGDAEG is encoded by the coding sequence GTGAGGCTCGGTTCCACGAAGCAGCGCATCCTCGAACATCTACGACTACGCAAGGCCTCCGCCGCCGAGCTGGCCGGCGAACTGGGCTTGTCCAAGGTGGCGATCTACCGCCACCTTGAAGACCTCAAGCGCGACGGATTGGTGCGGGTGAGCACCCGGCCCGTACAGGGGCGGGGCCGGCCGCTGCGGTTGTTCGAGGCGATCGACGAACCCACCGCCTACGCCCGGATGTGCCGCGAGATGCTCGAGCAGATCGAGGAGCTCTACGGTCCGGGGGCGGGCGTTCGGGTGCTGCGCGCCCGCTACAAGAAGGAGCTGGAAACCTGGCGCCAGGGCTTCCAGGGCCTGTCGCTCGAGGAGCGCGCCCGACGCCTGGCGGAGTGGTTGACCGAGCGCGGCTATCAGGCCGAGAGCCGCAGGGAGGCGTCGGGCCTGGTGCTCGAGCAGCGCCGCTGCCCCAAGCTGGCGCTGGCCAAGGACTACCAGGCGCTCTGCCAGGTGGAGATGGACTTCTTCAGCGAACTGCTCGGGGTTTCGCTGGTGCGTGAGTGCTCCATGACCGCGGGCGACACCTGCTGCCGTTACCGCATCGAGCCGGACGGCGACGCGGAAGGCTGA
- a CDS encoding M16 family metallopeptidase translates to MAAPVVHTLDNGLRVAVEPQPWNPGLSFTILVPVGATSDPEERLGAASMLETWLWKGAGPRGARAFADALDALGVRRQSGAGVEYTTFSASLLPEGFSAALELYADLLMRPHLPDDAFESVRALALQELAALEDQPPRKLLGRLRREAFASPHGQPVEGERETLERMTPDALREEYRRRYGAGGSVLAVSGGVDPDEVLRIAEKHLGAWSGDAPAPPAVRLTVPHRFHIDQETEQVQIGLFYKDVPPGHYDFYASRLAVAVLSGGMSSRLFTEVREKRGLVYAVSASPGSVKGFGYLTAYAGTMPERAQATLEVMEEEIERLAEGVTREELDRAKVGVRADLVLSGESSRARAGALARDLFILDRARSLEEVEAEVMDVTLERLNAFLAGRPYRDPWIGSLGTVEVGA, encoded by the coding sequence GTGGCGGCCCCTGTTGTGCATACCCTGGACAACGGGCTCCGGGTGGCGGTGGAACCGCAGCCCTGGAACCCGGGACTCAGTTTTACGATCTTGGTGCCCGTAGGGGCGACGAGCGACCCCGAGGAGCGGCTGGGCGCGGCCAGCATGCTGGAGACCTGGCTCTGGAAGGGGGCCGGGCCCCGAGGGGCCCGCGCCTTCGCCGACGCGCTCGACGCGCTGGGCGTGCGGCGGCAGTCGGGGGCGGGGGTGGAGTACACCACCTTCTCCGCCTCGTTGCTGCCCGAGGGCTTTTCGGCTGCCCTCGAGCTCTACGCCGACCTGTTGATGCGCCCGCACCTGCCGGACGACGCCTTCGAGTCGGTGCGCGCCCTGGCGTTGCAGGAGCTGGCCGCCCTGGAGGACCAGCCCCCGCGCAAGTTGCTGGGCCGGCTCAGGCGCGAAGCCTTCGCCAGCCCCCACGGGCAGCCCGTCGAGGGCGAGCGGGAGACGCTCGAGCGGATGACCCCGGACGCGCTGCGCGAGGAGTACCGCCGCCGTTACGGTGCCGGAGGCTCCGTCCTCGCGGTCTCGGGCGGGGTCGACCCCGACGAGGTCCTGCGGATCGCCGAGAAGCACCTCGGTGCCTGGAGCGGCGACGCCCCGGCCCCTCCGGCCGTCCGCCTAACCGTGCCGCACCGTTTCCACATCGACCAGGAGACCGAGCAGGTGCAGATCGGCCTCTTCTACAAGGACGTGCCCCCGGGGCACTACGACTTCTACGCCTCGCGCCTTGCCGTCGCCGTGCTCTCGGGCGGCATGAGCAGCCGCCTCTTCACCGAGGTGCGCGAAAAGCGCGGCCTCGTCTACGCGGTGAGCGCCAGCCCCGGTTCGGTCAAGGGCTTCGGCTACCTGACCGCCTACGCCGGAACCATGCCGGAGCGGGCGCAGGCCACGCTGGAGGTCATGGAGGAGGAGATCGAGCGGCTGGCCGAGGGGGTGACCCGGGAGGAGCTGGACCGCGCCAAGGTGGGCGTGCGCGCCGACCTGGTGCTCTCGGGCGAGTCGAGCCGGGCCCGCGCCGGCGCGCTGGCGCGCGACCTCTTCATCCTCGACCGGGCGCGCAGCCTGGAAGAGGTGGAGGCCGAGGTGATGGACGTCACCCTCGAGCGCCTCAACGCCTTCCTCGCAGGGCGGCCCTACCGCGACCCCTGGATCGGCAGCCTGGGCACCGTGGAGGTGGGGGCATGA
- a CDS encoding M16 family metallopeptidase — translation MSLLTFREATLPNGLRVIAEINPEAKSTALGYFVRTGSRDELAGEEGVSHFLEHMVFKGTERRSAWDVNREFDEMGAKYNAFTNEELTVFYGAVLPEFAPRLLDLLSDLMRPALREEEFETERKVILEEIALYRDRPHFVLYERAQEAYFGRHPLAKPVLGTTESIEAMTRAQMAAYHARRYVPNNMTLAFAGNLDWDEMLALAERMTRGWTQGPAPRNHPGFAPEPRRLRTPYDKASQAYAAFMAPGHAAAAEERYAARVLADVLGDPDNGRLFWRLVDPGLAETAMAYHHEFEELGVYLVYAQGDPAHEEEVSERIREELVRLEKGGVDGEELERAKLKTATSLVFAGETSLSRLFYLGLGYSYTGRYEALDTVRRWVMHLEPYHLNELLEARPFSRALEYWLVPADHG, via the coding sequence ATGAGCCTGTTGACGTTCCGGGAAGCCACGCTGCCCAACGGCCTGCGCGTGATCGCCGAGATCAACCCCGAGGCCAAGAGCACGGCCCTCGGCTACTTCGTGCGCACCGGGAGCCGCGACGAGCTGGCGGGCGAAGAGGGCGTGAGCCACTTTCTCGAGCACATGGTCTTCAAGGGCACCGAGCGCCGCAGCGCTTGGGACGTCAACCGCGAGTTCGACGAGATGGGCGCCAAGTACAACGCCTTCACCAACGAAGAGCTCACCGTCTTCTACGGAGCGGTGCTGCCCGAGTTCGCGCCCCGGTTGCTCGACCTTCTCAGCGACCTGATGCGCCCGGCGCTGCGCGAGGAAGAGTTCGAGACCGAGCGTAAGGTGATCCTCGAGGAGATCGCCCTCTACCGCGACCGCCCGCACTTCGTGCTCTACGAACGCGCCCAGGAGGCCTACTTCGGGCGCCACCCGCTGGCCAAGCCGGTGCTGGGTACGACCGAGAGCATCGAGGCGATGACCCGGGCGCAGATGGCGGCCTACCACGCGCGCCGCTACGTGCCGAACAACATGACGCTCGCCTTCGCGGGCAACCTGGACTGGGACGAGATGCTGGCGCTCGCCGAGCGGATGACCCGCGGCTGGACCCAGGGGCCCGCACCGCGCAACCACCCGGGCTTCGCCCCCGAGCCGCGCCGCCTGCGCACGCCTTACGACAAGGCCAGCCAGGCCTACGCCGCCTTTATGGCGCCGGGGCACGCGGCCGCCGCCGAAGAGCGCTATGCGGCGCGGGTGCTGGCCGACGTCCTGGGCGATCCCGACAACGGCCGGCTCTTCTGGCGCCTCGTCGACCCGGGGCTGGCCGAGACGGCGATGGCCTACCACCACGAGTTCGAGGAGCTCGGGGTCTACCTCGTCTACGCGCAGGGGGACCCCGCCCACGAGGAGGAGGTCTCGGAGCGGATCCGCGAGGAGCTCGTGCGCCTCGAGAAGGGCGGGGTCGACGGCGAGGAGCTGGAGCGCGCCAAGCTCAAGACGGCCACCTCGCTCGTCTTCGCCGGCGAGACCTCGCTCAGCCGGCTCTTCTACCTCGGGCTCGGGTACAGCTACACCGGGCGGTACGAGGCGCTGGACACGGTACGGCGCTGGGTGATGCACCTGGAGCCCTACCACCTTAACGAGCTCCTGGAGGCCCGCCCCTTCAGCCGCGCCCTCGAGTACTGGCTGGTGCCCGCAGACCATGGCTAG
- a CDS encoding YbhB/YbcL family Raf kinase inhibitor-like protein, with protein MKLVSPAFGYGEPLPARFAYCGEGAQNLSPPLSWSGAPAGTASFALVMSDPDAPSGTFVHWLVYDLPAALDALPEGASGSPELTEGTNDYGALGYGGPCPPPGPAHRYFFRLYALDRPSLDLPPGATAAEVARAMEGAVLAEAEWMGTYRR; from the coding sequence ATGAAACTGGTCAGCCCTGCGTTCGGATACGGCGAACCCCTGCCGGCCCGCTTCGCCTACTGCGGCGAAGGGGCGCAGAACCTCAGCCCGCCCCTGTCCTGGTCCGGCGCTCCGGCGGGCACCGCGAGCTTCGCGTTGGTGATGTCGGACCCCGACGCCCCTTCGGGCACCTTCGTCCACTGGCTGGTCTACGACCTGCCGGCCGCGCTCGACGCCCTTCCCGAAGGGGCGAGCGGCAGTCCCGAGCTGACCGAGGGGACCAACGACTACGGCGCCCTTGGGTACGGAGGGCCGTGCCCGCCGCCGGGTCCGGCGCACCGGTACTTCTTCCGGCTCTACGCGCTGGACCGCCCGTCGCTCGATCTGCCGCCGGGCGCCACGGCCGCGGAGGTGGCCCGCGCGATGGAGGGCGCCGTGCTGGCGGAGGCGGAATGGATGGGCACCTACCGTCGCTGA